The DNA window CGAGCACGTGGTCGCGCACTCGGGGCTGAAGGAACACTACGGCAAGGAGAAGGGCGAGAAGGGCCAGGCGCGGCTGGACAACCTGGACGAGCTGGTTAACGCGGCGCAGGGCTTCGTGCTCGACCCCGAGGTGCATGAACACATGGACGCGCTGTCGGCCTTTCTCTCCCACGCCGCGCTGGAGGCCGGCGAGGGCCAGGGGGCGGCCTGGGAGGACTGCGTGCAGATGATGACCCTGCACGCGGCCAAGGGCCTGGAGTTCCCGCTGGTGTTCCTGGCCGGCATGGAGGAGGGGCTGTTCCCGCACCAGATGTCGCTGGACGAGCCGGGGCGGCTGGAGGAGGAGCGCCGGCTCTGCTACGTGGGCATCACCCGCGCGCGCCGCCTGCTCTACCTCAGCTGCGCCGAGCGCCGTCGCCTGCACGGCTCGGAGCGCTACAATCTGCCTTCGCAGTTCATCGGCGAGATCCCGGGCGAGCTCATCGAGGAGATCCGCCCGCGGGTGTCGATCTCCCAGCCGGTGTACCGGCCGGCGGCCCACAGGCCGGTCGACCCGCCGCCCGAGCCGGGGCTGGGCGTCGGCCAGCGCGTGCGTCATCCCAAGTTCGGCGAGGGCCTGGTGATCGACTACGAGGGGCAGGGCAGCCACGCCCGCGTGCAGGTAAACTTTGCCGACGCGGGCGACAAGTGGCTGGTGCTGGCCTACGCGAACCTGCAACCGCTCTAGATCTGCAGACACCGGAACGAGAACACATACCAAGGAGGCCTGTTTCATGAAACGACGCGACTTTCTCAAGGGCGCCGGCGTCGGCGCGTTTGCCGTGGGCGCCTCGGCGCTGTCGGGCTGCAACCGCGACGAGGCGGGCGCCACCCCCGCGGCGGCGCGCTCGCAGGAGACCTTCGAGTGGAAGATGGTCACCACCTGGCCGAAGAACTTCCCGGGCATGGGCACCAGCGCCGAGAAGCTCGCCAGCCTCATCGGCGAGATGTCGGGCGGGCGGCTCACCATCCGCGTCTTCGGCGGCGGCGAGCTGGTGCCGGCGCTGGATGTGTTCGACACCGTGAGCCAGGGCGGGGCCGAGATGGGCCACGGCGCGGCCTACTACTGGAAGAGCAAGAGCGACGTCTTCCCCTTCTTCTCCACCGTGCCCTTCGGCATGAATGCCGAGGAGATGAATGCCTGGCTGCACTACGGCGGCGGGCTGGAGCTGTGGAAGGAGGCCTACGCCCCCTATGGCGTGATCCCGGCGGCGGCCGGCAATACCGGCGTGCAGATGGCCGGCTGGTTCAACAAGGAGATCAACCGCCTGGAGGACCTGCGGGGCCTGAAGATGCGCATCCCGGGCCTGGGCGGCGAGGTGCTCCAGCGCGCCGGCGGCACGCCGGTGAACATGGCCGGCGGCGAGCTGTTCCTGGCCATGCAGACCGGCGCGCTGGACGCGCTGGAATGGGTCGGCCCCTACAACGACCTCGCCTTCGGCCTGCACAAGGTGGCGAAGTACTACTACTACCCGGGCTGGCACGAGCCGGGCACCACGCTCGAGGCCATCATCAACCAGGCCGCCTTCGACAAGCTGCCGGCCGACCTGCAGAGCATCGTCATCAACGCCTGCCGCGTGGTGAACCAGGACATGCTCAATCTCTACACCGCGCGCAACCACGACGCCCTGCAGACCCTGGTGAAGGAGCACGGGGTGGACGTGCGCCGCCTGCCGGACGACGTGCTGGAACGCCTGCGCGGGCTGTCGGAAGAGGTGGTGGGCGAGCTGGTCGGCAACAACGACTTCGCCCGGCGCGTGTACGACTCCTACGGGAGCTTCCGCGACCAGGCCGTCCAGTGGCACGACATCTCGGAACGCGCCTATTTCGAGGTGCGTGGGGGGTGAGGAGTTAGGGGTGAGGAGTTAGGGTCTCTATCCCTCACGCCTCACTCCACCCTCCTCATGTCTCAGAACAGATTGACCGTCAGGCTGATGAAGTCGACGTCGGCATCGTCGCCGTCGATGCGGGTGTATTCCAGCTCGAGCTGGGCGACGCCCAGGCTGAAGCCCACGCCCAGTCCGGCGGAGGGGTCGGTGCTGGTCTGCGAGAAGCTGCCGACGGAGACGTCGGAGCGCACGATGCCGCCCTTGGCCTTGAGGTAGGCGGGCCCGGCGGAGCGGAACACGGCGTAGCCGCCCAGGGTGTCGATCTCCCAGTCGCTGTTGCCAAAGCCGCTGCCCTCGTCGACGGTGGTGGTGTATTCCCCCTCCAGGCTCAGGTCGCCGGCCACCAGGCCGGCGATGTCGCGACCGATCACGACCCCGGCATTGGTGGCGTCATCGAAGCCGTTGGCGTCGGTGGCCATGAGGCCGGCCTTGGCGCCGAGGTACCAGCCATCGGCCAGGGCGGCACCGGGACCGGCGAGCAGGGCGGCAGCGAGCAGGGCGTGGGAGATGCGGTGTGTCATCGGGTCGTCCTCGTTGGGTGGTTTGACCCAGTCTAGCCGGCCGGACCGGTAGGCGCTGCGACCCGTCTCACGAATGCACGGGCCCGGATACCCGCGGCCCCGGTGTGGTGATAGCATCGCAGGGCCAGGGGGGATGCCGTCCGTCGGGCGGCAACTGCTGGAACCATAACAACACAGGGAGAAACACCATGTCTGAAGCAAATCCGTATACCGCGCCGGGCAGCGCGGTGGCCGATGCCACCGTGGCCTTTGCCGAGCCGAAGTTCTTCGGTACCGGGCGCCTGGGTCGCCTGCGCTATTTCGGTTACAGCGTCCTGTTCTCGCTCCTGCTCTTCGTCGTGCTGGGTATCGCCGGGGCGGTGCTGACGCCGATGATGAGCGCCAGCCCCGAGGCGGCCGGCGCGACCATCATGGCCGTCTATGGGGCGGTCGTCATCCTCAGTATCGTGATTTCCGTATTCCTCGGCGTGCAGCGTCTGCACGACATGGGCTACAGCGGCTGGCTGTGGCTGCTGCTGCTGGTGCCGATCGTCAACATCCTCATGTCGCTGTTCATGCTCTTCGCGCCGGGGACG is part of the Chromatiales bacterium genome and encodes:
- the dctP gene encoding TRAP transporter substrate-binding protein DctP: MKRRDFLKGAGVGAFAVGASALSGCNRDEAGATPAAARSQETFEWKMVTTWPKNFPGMGTSAEKLASLIGEMSGGRLTIRVFGGGELVPALDVFDTVSQGGAEMGHGAAYYWKSKSDVFPFFSTVPFGMNAEEMNAWLHYGGGLELWKEAYAPYGVIPAAAGNTGVQMAGWFNKEINRLEDLRGLKMRIPGLGGEVLQRAGGTPVNMAGGELFLAMQTGALDALEWVGPYNDLAFGLHKVAKYYYYPGWHEPGTTLEAIINQAAFDKLPADLQSIVINACRVVNQDMLNLYTARNHDALQTLVKEHGVDVRRLPDDVLERLRGLSEEVVGELVGNNDFARRVYDSYGSFRDQAVQWHDISERAYFEVRGG
- a CDS encoding outer membrane beta-barrel protein, coding for MTHRISHALLAAALLAGPGAALADGWYLGAKAGLMATDANGFDDATNAGVVIGRDIAGLVAGDLSLEGEYTTTVDEGSGFGNSDWEIDTLGGYAVFRSAGPAYLKAKGGIVRSDVSVGSFSQTSTDPSAGLGVGFSLGVAQLELEYTRIDGDDADVDFISLTVNLF
- a CDS encoding DUF805 domain-containing protein, which gives rise to MSEANPYTAPGSAVADATVAFAEPKFFGTGRLGRLRYFGYSVLFSLLLFVVLGIAGAVLTPMMSASPEAAGATIMAVYGAVVILSIVISVFLGVQRLHDMGYSGWLWLLLLVPIVNILMSLFMLFAPGTDGENAYGLPPKPNTTGVYLMALAVPVVMIFVVGVLAAIAIPAYQDYVERAQQMQMDGYNR